From Pungitius pungitius chromosome 9, fPunPun2.1, whole genome shotgun sequence, one genomic window encodes:
- the LOC119218492 gene encoding calcium-binding protein 1 isoform X2, with protein MDKHLLGIFTGRETKRRDEWKLSDEKVSDYSDTGGGMRGGATWERYASDYQPASDALGTAKEDEWTRVTGRGREKEDIVPVCACWAAKMTEAKSISSVEVSEGKLVKKGSIKKKIESLRRWSSASIKRNPRPKAKTLSLSSPVGDPDDVWLQEGDRRKLRPIVDSVFGQDRDLRPEEMEELREAFREFDKDKDGFISCKDLGECMRTMGYMPTEMELIELSQQICGGRVDFEDFVDLMGPKMLAETADMIGVKELRDAFKEFDSDGDGQISLGELREAMKKLMGQQLNHREMDEVLRDVDLNGDGEVDFEEFVRMMSR; from the exons ATGGACAAGCATCTTTTAGGTATATTTACAGGGAGAGAAACCAAGAGAAGGGATGAATGGAAGCTGTCGGATGAAAAAGTGAGTGATTATTCAGATACAGggggagggatgagaggaggagcaaCATGGGAAAGATACGCCTCAGATTATCAACCAGCATCAGATGCTCTAGGGACAGCTAAAGAGGACGAGTGGACAAGAGTGACcggaagaggcagagagaaagaggacatCGTCCCTGTTTGTGCGTGCTGGGCTGCAAAGATGACTGAAGCAAAAAGCATATCATCTGTGGAGGTGTCAGAGGGGAAGTTAGTTAAGAAG GGTTCCATAAAGAAGAAGATTGAATCATTAAGGCGATGGAGTTCAGCTAGCATAAAGAGGAATCCAAGGCCGAAAGCTAAGACTTTGAGTCTATCATCCCCGGTGGGAGACCCCGATGATGTGTGGCTCCAGGAGGGAGACAGGAGAAAGCTGCGACCCATCGTCGACTCGGTCTTCGGACAG GACAGAGATCTACGaccagaggagatggagg AGCTGCGCGAGGCCTTCAGGGAGTTTGACAAAGACAAGGATGGCTTCATCAGCTGCAAGGACCTGGGCGAGTGCATGAGGACTATGGGATACATGCCGACGGAAATGGAATTGATAGAACTCAGCCAGCAGATCT GTGGCGGCAGAGTGGATTTTGAGGACTTTGTTGATCTGATGGGTCCTAAAATGCTCGCTGAGACCGCAGACATGATCGGAGTCAAGGAGCTGAGGGATGCCTTCAAAGAG TTTGACTCTGATGGAGATGGTCAAATCAGCCTTGGAGAGCTGAGGGAAGCCATGAAGAAGCTAATGGGGCAGCAGCTGAACCACCGTGAGATGGACGAGGTCCTGCGAGACGTTGATCTCAATGGGGACGGAGAGGTGGACTTTGAAG AGTTTGTGCGGATGATGTCTCGCTGA
- the LOC119218492 gene encoding calcium-binding protein 2 isoform X3, translating into MGNINKASKKNSKRMKGELPIEQSGTPLAAAMLGGLGAAGEVDTDDEEEGGSEQDFDEPLCALVKNCNMLHNLVGPACIFLRRGFAQSQLDRDLRPEEMEELREAFREFDKDKDGFISCKDLGECMRTMGYMPTEMELIELSQQICGGRVDFEDFVDLMGPKMLAETADMIGVKELRDAFKEFDSDGDGQISLGELREAMKKLMGQQLNHREMDEVLRDVDLNGDGEVDFEEFVRMMSR; encoded by the exons ATGGGAAACATAAACAAGGCTTCTAAAAAGAACAGTAAAAGGATGAAG GGAGAGTTGCCAATAGAACAAAGCGGCACCCCGTTAGCTGCCGCCATGTTGGGGGGCCTTGGCGCTGCAGGTGAGGTGGACAcggatgacgaggaggagggaggcagcgAGCAGGACTTTGATGAGCCCCTGTGCGCCCTGGTTAAGAACTGCAACATGCTGCACAACTTAGTGGGGCCTGCTTGCATCTTCCTCAGACGAGGCTTTGCACAGAGCCAGCTT GACAGAGATCTACGaccagaggagatggagg AGCTGCGCGAGGCCTTCAGGGAGTTTGACAAAGACAAGGATGGCTTCATCAGCTGCAAGGACCTGGGCGAGTGCATGAGGACTATGGGATACATGCCGACGGAAATGGAATTGATAGAACTCAGCCAGCAGATCT GTGGCGGCAGAGTGGATTTTGAGGACTTTGTTGATCTGATGGGTCCTAAAATGCTCGCTGAGACCGCAGACATGATCGGAGTCAAGGAGCTGAGGGATGCCTTCAAAGAG TTTGACTCTGATGGAGATGGTCAAATCAGCCTTGGAGAGCTGAGGGAAGCCATGAAGAAGCTAATGGGGCAGCAGCTGAACCACCGTGAGATGGACGAGGTCCTGCGAGACGTTGATCTCAATGGGGACGGAGAGGTGGACTTTGAAG AGTTTGTGCGGATGATGTCTCGCTGA
- the vwa11 gene encoding von Willebrand factor A domain-containing protein 7 yields the protein MKSCLCVGAQGLVMTCMPGIFLLTLVLSGPTWAFLSRSNGPDHISISRMALIQKVTETCQAVAAASGHEFKTTGSSPVELVQACLGPTATGDVSGAKFKSALQEIYTQNGLVDRDLVNSAPHHFNSEAFAEGRGLIIEGLVAIKANIRKENFQAARETLGRVLHTLQDFYSHSNWVELGYTEPYMNLIRLDLPLENLADVGTATCNDCANGHCPNPILPNILKEKKLTSGYMGISSADKPKGKCSHGGAGDLTSSAEPRGGISKDEPNSDNVDFHNAAVNAATAASLQLLEDIRVAAGDKNFLRMMGIARSSVVCFVIDTTGSMSQDIQEARMMVYKIIDRKKGTQDEPSEYILVPFNDPEFGPMIRTSDPEKMKSEINKLTASGGGDTPEMCLSGLLLALTGAPDSSDIYVFTDAVAKDLYLKDTIMALISSTKSTVSFFLTNPYGRRRRSVDDDSLGDYRDLALASGGQAIHVSKSQLPQATDIILDTSTSALVTVLQRARNPGQQETFPFMLDESIKHITIYITGQSITFTLTNPAGVIQNHNEASGKLGSINPVGNLWRIRLNDDNMKGTWKINIISNQPYTLKITGQSTITFIYDFVERFGGPHPGYAVLRGHPQAGQPAILMLSVIGRKGPSSVTVGYVSLVTVSGPETVRNSTTTDMGNGDILVTVDAVPEGEFVVSLKGTDKVSGSGFQRQSTTQMSVSKVNIKAVADSSMQPGKTFNLPFGVMTQGSGVLYSISARNDKNFPMSKPPSLNLTTGQYANSSVTITPPADTPSGSDVTVTLEAKSSSGADSNYIVLRFSVVTKTTDFVRPVCGVVNVQADDCPHDVSQCKPFQWKLAATISDGDGTGVANVSLGQGSGNLTTSLLSDPIIQANYTASCCSQIVEFIAVDKVGNVGKCYHSIVRSAGPPTLPASLLLWLCLLVSALTIGFSFK from the exons ATGAAATCCTGCCTTTGCGTTGGTGCCCAAGG ATTAGTCATGACGTGCATGCCGGGCATTTTCTTGCTGACTTTGGTCCTATCAGGGCCCACATGGGCCTTTCTCTCCCGGAGTAATGGTCCTGATCATATCAGCATATCAAGAATGGCTTTAATTCAAAAAGTGACCGAGACATGTCAGGCGGTGGCTGCAGCCAGTGGTCATGAATTCAAAACCACG GGTTCGTCTCCTGTTGAGCTGGTCCAGGCATGTCTTGGTCCCACAGCAACAGGAGACGTGTCTGGTGCCAAATTTAAGTCTGCTCTCCAAGAGATCTACACCCAGAACGGACTGGTAGACCGCGACCTTGTCAACAG TGCTCCACACCACTTCAACTCAGAGGCCTTTGCAGAGGGACGTGGCCTAATCATTGAGGGTCTCGTGGCCATTAAGGCTAACATTCGCAAAGAGAACTTCCAAGCAGCCAGAGAAACTCTGGGCCGTGTCCTTCATACACTACAG GACTTCTACAGCCACAGTAACTGGGTGGAGCTGGGATATACCGAGCCATACATGAACCTCATTCGCCTGGACCTTCCTCTGGAAAACCTAGCAG atgtcGGCACTGCCACCTGCAATGACTGTGCCAATGGACACTGCCCCAATCCCATCCTGCCCAACattctgaaagagaaaaaactcACATCCGGTTACATGGGGATCTCATCAGCTGACAAGCCCAAAG GTAAATGTAGCCATGGAGGTGCAGGTGACCTGACGAGCTCAGCAGAACCTCGTGGAGGCATCAGCAAAGACGAGCCCAACTCAGACAATGTGGACTTCCACAACGCTGCAGTGAATGCAGCAACAGCCGCCAGCttacagctgctggaggacatcCGGGTAGCTGCAGGGGACAAAAACTTCCTGAG AATGATGGGGATTGCTCGCTCATCTGTCGTTTGTTTTGTTATTGACACCACTGGCAGTATGTCACAGGACATCCAGGAGGCCAGGATGATGGTCTACAAAAtaattgacagaaaaaaaggaacgcAGGACGAGCCATCAGAGTACATTCTGGTGCCATTCAATGACCCCG AGTTTGGACCTATGATTAGGACAAGCGACCCCGAAAAGATGAAAAGTGAAATCAATAAGTTGACGGCAAGTGGAGGAGGTGATACCCCTGAGATGTGCCTCTCAGGACTTCTG TTGGCTCTCACCGGCGCTCCTGACTCCTCCGACATCTACGTTTTCACTGATGCTGTAGCCAAAGACCTTTATCTGAAAGACACTATTATGGCTCTAATCAGTAGTACCAAATCAACG GTGTCATTCTTCTTGACCAATCCCTATGGGAGGCGCCGACGCTCCGTGGATGATGACTCCTTAGGAGACTACAGGGACCTGGCTTTGGCCTCTGGAGGCCAGGCCATCCATGTATCTAAGAGTCAGCTGCCTCAGGCCACAGACATCATTCTTGACACCTCCACTTCAGCTCTG gtgACGGTTCTTCAGCGAGCAAGGAACCCTGGGCAGCAGGAGACATTTCCCTTCATGTTGGATGAATCTATAAAACATATCACAATCTACATCACAGGACAATCAATTACTTTCACGCTGACCAACCCGGCAG GTGTGATCCAGAACCATAATGAGGCCAGCGGTAAACTGGGATCCATAAACCCTGTGGGCAACCTGTGGAGAATTCGTCTCAACGATGACAACATGAAAGGGACCTGGAAGATCAACATCATTTCTAACCAGCCATACACACTTAAAATCACAG GTCAAAGTACTATTACTTTTATCTATGACTTTGTGGAGAGATTCGGGGGACCTCACCCAGGTTACGCAGTCCTCAGAGGTCACCCACAAGCAG GCCAGCCGGCCATTCTGATGCTCTCAGTGATTGGTAGGAAAGGTCCATCCTCAGTGACCGTAGGATACGTTTCCCTAGTAACTGTATCTGGTCCTGAGACTGTAAGAAATAGCACAACCACTGACATGGGCAACGGGGACATCCTGGTGACTGTGGACGCCGTCCCGGAGGGGGAGTTCGTGGTCAGCCTTAAAGGAACTGACAAAGTGTCAGGGAGCGGTTTTCAGAGACAGTCCACCACCCAGATGTCCGTCTCCAAAGTGAATATCAAG GCTGTGGCGGACAGCAGTATGCAGCCAGGAAAAACCTTCAATCTCCCCTTCGGTGTCATGACCCAGGGCTCTGGTGTTCTGTACTCCATCAGCGCCAGAAACGACAAAAACTTCCCCATGTCCAAACCACCCAG TCTCAACTTGACAACAGGACAATATGCTAACTCTTCTGTAACCATCACGCCACCTGCCGACACACCATCAGGCAGTGACGTCACTGTGACTCTGGAAGCCAAGTCGTCCAGTGGTGCTGACTCCAACTACATCGTGTTGAGGTTCTCTGTTGTTACCAAA ACTACAGATTTTGTCCGGCCTGTGTGTGGGGTGGTTAATGTGCAGGCGGACGATTGCCCTCACGATGTGTCTCAGTGTAAACCTTTCCAGTGGAAACTTGCAGCCACCATTTCAGACGGAGATGGCACCGGAGTAGCGAACGTCTCCCTAGGCCAGGGCAGTGGGAACCTCACAACCAGCTTGCTGAGTGATCCCATCATTCAGGCCAACTACACAGCATCCTGCTGCTCACAGATTGTCGAGTTTATAGCTGTAGATAAAGTTGGAAATGTGGGCAAGTGCTATCACTCCATTGTACGTTCTGCAGGCCCTCCCACCTTACCTGCTTCACTGCTACTGTGGTTGTGCCTTCTGGTGTCTGCCTTAACAATCGGATTTAGCTTTAAATAA
- the LOC119218492 gene encoding prostaglandin D2 receptor 2 isoform X1 — protein MSSTTPTSDTSGGHLVCPLLQVMKEHRLNNNTQANLFFVCIHGLVSCLGILENAIILWVVGFRLRRRTVASVWVLNLAASDFLATLTLPLFTFYLSSSHSWELGSLLCKTEASIFFLNMFVSAFLLAAISVDRYLLAAKPVWSRNHRSVAGAWKVCVLGWLWAAINTTPYFLFRSVAEKEDGRKLCYHNFAMYTWSLERDCKVRQAATAISKLFLAFLFPLMVIAGSYIQIVLSLRNRSRRRKQSASRLTDALFASNKDGASGTSNNPTTIKNVLKPPASDPSLYLKPTTLSPIGSNRTNHSQMSQSFTKMVTSVIAAFVLCWAPYHIVCVIEVTAQYWLKNLHLVEVGLPYATTFAFLNPLLNPILYAFSCPNFCVRIRQSLGAVFDGLVEEGGGLLIVPGKSLTAHIRRKSSRDVNLATQGSPKGSQSPSQSPDSQPSFPLSLQCAGLKDAHMQHSTQ, from the coding sequence ATGTCAAGCACAACCCCCACCTCGGATACCTCAGGGGGACATCTGGTCTGTCCCCTGCTACAGgtgatgaaggagcacagactcaacaacaacacacaggccaacttgttttttgtttgcatccaTGGTCTGGTCTCCTGTCTGGGAATCCTGGAGAATGCCATCATCCTCTGGGTAGTGGGCTTCCGCCTACGGCGCCGCACAGTGGCCTCAGTCTGGGTGCTGAACCTGGCCGCGTCTGACTTCCTGGCAACTCTGACGCTGCCCCTCTTCACCTTCTACCTTTCGTCCTCACATAGCTGGGAGCTGGGTAGTCTACTTTGCAAAACAGAGGCTTCCATCTTCTTTCTGAACATGTTTGTGTCAGCCTTCCTGCTAGCAGCCATATCAGTGGACCGCTACCTTCTGGCAGCCAAGCCGGTGTGGAGCCGGAATCATCGCTCAGTGGCAGGCGCATGGAAGGTGTGCGTGTTGGGATGGCTGTGGGCCGCCATTAACACAACGCCTTACTTCCTGTTCCGCTCAGTGGCTGAGAAAGAGGATGGCAGGAAACTGTGCTATCATAATTTTGCCATGTATACATGGTCTCTGGAGAGAGATTGCAAAGTGAGGCAAGCAGCAACAGCCATCTCCAAGTTGTTTCTTGCATTCCTGTTTCCCCTGATGGTAATCGCAGGGAGCTACATCCAAATTGTTCTCAGCCTGAGGaacaggagcagaaggaggaagcagAGTGCCAGCAGGCTCACTGATGCACTATTTGCCTCTAACAAAGATGGGGCATCGGGAACTTCGAATAACCCTACAACCATAAAAAATGTTCTGAAGCCTCCAGCCTCAGATCCGTCTTTATACCTAAAACCTACTACCCTTTCCCCCATCGGCTCTAATCGGACAAATCACAGTCAGATGTCCCAGAGTTTCACCAAGATGGTGACATCTGTGATTGCAGCATTTGTCCTGTGCTGGGCCCCCTATCACATCGTCTGTGTGATTGAAGTGACAGCGCAGTATTGGCTCAAAAATCTCCACCTGGTGGAGGTCGGACTGCCCTATGCAACAACCTTTGCGTTCTTGAACCCTTTGTTGAACCCCATCCTATACGCCTTCAGCTGTCCCAATTTCTGTGTGAGAATACGACAGAGTCTGGGTGCAGTGTTTGACGGTCTGGTAGAAGAGGGAGGCGGGTTGCTGATTGTGCCAGGGAAAAGTTTAACAGCTCATATCCGACGGAAGAGCAGCCGAGATGTAAACCTGGCAACACAAGGGTCCCCAAAGGGTTCACAATCTCCCTCTCAGTCACCTGACAGTCAACCGTCCTTTCCCCTGTCTTTACAGTGTGCAGGCCTCAAAGACGCCCACATGCAACATTCAACACAATAA
- the LOC119218492 gene encoding calcium-binding protein 2 isoform X4: MSSTTPTSDTSGGHLVCPLLQGSIKKKIESLRRWSSASIKRNPRPKAKTLSLSSPVGDPDDVWLQEGDRRKLRPIVDSVFGQDRDLRPEEMEELREAFREFDKDKDGFISCKDLGECMRTMGYMPTEMELIELSQQICGGRVDFEDFVDLMGPKMLAETADMIGVKELRDAFKEFDSDGDGQISLGELREAMKKLMGQQLNHREMDEVLRDVDLNGDGEVDFEEFVRMMSR; encoded by the exons ATGTCAAGCACAACCCCCACCTCGGATACCTCAGGGGGACATCTGGTCTGTCCCCTGCTACAG GGTTCCATAAAGAAGAAGATTGAATCATTAAGGCGATGGAGTTCAGCTAGCATAAAGAGGAATCCAAGGCCGAAAGCTAAGACTTTGAGTCTATCATCCCCGGTGGGAGACCCCGATGATGTGTGGCTCCAGGAGGGAGACAGGAGAAAGCTGCGACCCATCGTCGACTCGGTCTTCGGACAG GACAGAGATCTACGaccagaggagatggagg AGCTGCGCGAGGCCTTCAGGGAGTTTGACAAAGACAAGGATGGCTTCATCAGCTGCAAGGACCTGGGCGAGTGCATGAGGACTATGGGATACATGCCGACGGAAATGGAATTGATAGAACTCAGCCAGCAGATCT GTGGCGGCAGAGTGGATTTTGAGGACTTTGTTGATCTGATGGGTCCTAAAATGCTCGCTGAGACCGCAGACATGATCGGAGTCAAGGAGCTGAGGGATGCCTTCAAAGAG TTTGACTCTGATGGAGATGGTCAAATCAGCCTTGGAGAGCTGAGGGAAGCCATGAAGAAGCTAATGGGGCAGCAGCTGAACCACCGTGAGATGGACGAGGTCCTGCGAGACGTTGATCTCAATGGGGACGGAGAGGTGGACTTTGAAG AGTTTGTGCGGATGATGTCTCGCTGA
- the LOC119218492 gene encoding calcium-binding protein 1 isoform X5 — protein sequence MDKHLLGIFTGRETKRRDEWKLSDEKVSDYSDTGGGMRGGATWERYASDYQPASDALGTAKEDEWTRVTGRGREKEDIVPVCACWAAKMTEAKSISSVEVSEGKLVKKGSIKKKIESLRRWSSASIKRNPRPKAKTLSLSSPVGDPDDVWLQEGDRRKLRPIVDSVFGQGELPIEQSGTPLAAAMLGGLGAAGEVDTDDEEEGGSEQDFDEPLCALVKNCNMLHNLVGPACIFLRRGFAQSQLDRDLRPEEMEELREAFREFDKDKDGFISCKDLGECMRTMGYMPTEMELIELSQQICGGRVDFEDFVDLMGPKMLAETADMIGVKELRDAFKEFDSDGDGQISLGELREAMKKLMGQQLNHREMDEVLRDVDLNGDGEVDFEEFVRMMSR from the exons ATGGACAAGCATCTTTTAGGTATATTTACAGGGAGAGAAACCAAGAGAAGGGATGAATGGAAGCTGTCGGATGAAAAAGTGAGTGATTATTCAGATACAGggggagggatgagaggaggagcaaCATGGGAAAGATACGCCTCAGATTATCAACCAGCATCAGATGCTCTAGGGACAGCTAAAGAGGACGAGTGGACAAGAGTGACcggaagaggcagagagaaagaggacatCGTCCCTGTTTGTGCGTGCTGGGCTGCAAAGATGACTGAAGCAAAAAGCATATCATCTGTGGAGGTGTCAGAGGGGAAGTTAGTTAAGAAG GGTTCCATAAAGAAGAAGATTGAATCATTAAGGCGATGGAGTTCAGCTAGCATAAAGAGGAATCCAAGGCCGAAAGCTAAGACTTTGAGTCTATCATCCCCGGTGGGAGACCCCGATGATGTGTGGCTCCAGGAGGGAGACAGGAGAAAGCTGCGACCCATCGTCGACTCGGTCTTCGGACAG GGAGAGTTGCCAATAGAACAAAGCGGCACCCCGTTAGCTGCCGCCATGTTGGGGGGCCTTGGCGCTGCAGGTGAGGTGGACAcggatgacgaggaggagggaggcagcgAGCAGGACTTTGATGAGCCCCTGTGCGCCCTGGTTAAGAACTGCAACATGCTGCACAACTTAGTGGGGCCTGCTTGCATCTTCCTCAGACGAGGCTTTGCACAGAGCCAGCTT GACAGAGATCTACGaccagaggagatggagg AGCTGCGCGAGGCCTTCAGGGAGTTTGACAAAGACAAGGATGGCTTCATCAGCTGCAAGGACCTGGGCGAGTGCATGAGGACTATGGGATACATGCCGACGGAAATGGAATTGATAGAACTCAGCCAGCAGATCT GTGGCGGCAGAGTGGATTTTGAGGACTTTGTTGATCTGATGGGTCCTAAAATGCTCGCTGAGACCGCAGACATGATCGGAGTCAAGGAGCTGAGGGATGCCTTCAAAGAG TTTGACTCTGATGGAGATGGTCAAATCAGCCTTGGAGAGCTGAGGGAAGCCATGAAGAAGCTAATGGGGCAGCAGCTGAACCACCGTGAGATGGACGAGGTCCTGCGAGACGTTGATCTCAATGGGGACGGAGAGGTGGACTTTGAAG AGTTTGTGCGGATGATGTCTCGCTGA